Below is a window of Candidatus Aegiribacteria sp. DNA.
ATGTGGGTTTTATCGTTTCCCGGCTAAGCTCTGTCAAGAGAACGATGCGTATTTCAATCGGTTAATTCGGGATTAAAACCTTGACGTGAGTTAATCAAGTGTTATTGTAATTTCTTTTGGGAGCAACAACTAATATCTATTGAGATAGTAACTTAACTATTTCGTATGAAGTAGATGAGATCCGGATAAGTTACGATCTGAAAGGTTATTAAAATGAAGGTGTTTCTTTTCATTTTTCTATGTGATGTTGCAGTATTAGGAAATCATGATTCAGGATACGGGCAGTTCCTGTGTTCAGAAATCCATTCTCCGACTCAGACAGACGATTATCTCTTTTCACAGTATTTCAACATGGACTATCTGGCAGACGGGCTCTTCGTTATGAATATCGATGGATTTGCCGCTGCAGACAATTTCATACTTAATTCAGAATCCGATATTGGCTCTATTACTTTCTGGACTATTCATGGAAATACTCATCCGAATGAGATAGCTCTTGAGATATTTGAAAACACAGGTGGAGGTCAGGGTAATTATGTCTGGGGAGAAATAGTACCTACCGAATACATGACTGAGACCCTAACCGGATTTTCCATGTGGGGCTACGAATTGTGGGAGCTTGAACTTGATCTCCAGACAAATCCTACTCTGGCTGAAGGGGAATACTGGCTGACTATGACTGTTCTTAATTCCATCGGTCCTGATGCATGGCTGATATGCGACCCCATATACACAGATTGTATGTATCAGATTAGTTATGATGTATGGTGGATCATTCCCTACGATGCATTTTTCTTGATAGAGGGTGTTGAGACAGCTCTTGATCATCAGACTTGGGCTGGTATCAAGTCAATCTGGTAACAGTCAATAACGTAAGAAAGCTATCTTTTGCGGCAGGCTAGGGTGCTCCAATAAGTTTACTGATTTCTGCAAGCAATTCATCGATTTCGATAGGTTTTTCCATGAAAGTGTTTACAGGTATATATTTCGAATCCTTCCCCGCATCTTTTTCGAAGTGGAATTTCACCATATCTGCATCCTGATTTACTGCGGTTATCATAATTATGGGAATTTCCTTGATACTTTTGTCCGCCTTAATTTTCTCGCTTACCCATATGCCGTCGCCTTTGGTTTTCATCATAATGTCCAGCAGCATGATGTCAGGAGCTTTCTCGATAACTTTTTTCAGTGCTTCTTCACCGTTATAGGCAGTACGGGTTTCGTAACCATTACTCTTTAGGACTATTTCAATGGTTTCAACAAAATCAATATCATCATCAACAATCAGCACTTCTTTTGACATCATTTCTCCTTTTTTTGAGTTTCAGGAAACCGTACTTCTATTGTAGTTCCTTCATGCAATTGGCTCTTTACCTTAATACAGCCTCCATGAGCGTTAACTATTCTCTTTACGAGAGAAAGTCCAAGTCCTATCCCATCCTTTCTGAGATTATATCTGTCATTTTCACCTCGGAAGAACATGTTGAATATCTTCGGTAGATCTTCTTCTGTAATACCTGTGCCGTGATCCTTTACTATAAATAGAAAGAGATCCTTTTCTTCCTGTCCTGTAACTTCCACACGGTCTCCGGGGTTGCTGTATTTTATTGAATTCTGAATTAAATTAGCGAATACTCTCCTGATAAGTTCTGCATTCCCGTAAATACCGGGACAATTATCGCAGAGATTCCAGTTTATTTCAATATCACAGTATTTTGCATATTCATTCATATCTTCAGTAAGTGAAGTAAACAATTCTCCAATATTGAATTTTTCCTTATCAAGTTCATTTGCCCTTTCCTCAAGACGGGAAAACATTAATAAATCATCTAAAAGTCCTGTAATACTTTTTATCCGCAATTTAGCTCTATTTAGAAATTCTTTTTGCTTATCAATGTCTCCGTCGAGATAACCACTCAATATTACGTTAATAATATTATATATAGAAGCCAGAGGTGCTTTTAATTCATGGGATATTTCAAAAGTGAATCTGGTTTTAGCTTTTGTTAACTCAACAGTTTCCTTATAATGTTCACTGCATTCCTTCGTAGCTTCAATTGAACTGGCATTCAGTTTCTCCAGAGTTTCAATCAGGAGTGCAATATAAGATTCAAAATTACTGTGCCATTTTTCAATTCTATTCAAATGACATTCATGGTCAGTTACCTTACAGTCTTCAGAATTCATATAATTCCCCTTAAATCTATATTCAGATATATTAACTATGGAAGATATATAAGTATGTCAACCTGAATATTCAGTGGGATCTTAAGGGAAAAGACCGTTCCCGAAGAAGCTTCGTCAGCAGCTTCTTCATAAGTACAATTATTCTTAAAACGGTGGACACGGCAAGATTCTCGTGTTAGAGTTCACATGCTGTTATTACTACGAAATATATTTTCCGGGAGAACATTATTTTGAGAGTAGTCGGGGTTGGAATTGATATTGTCGATCTTGATACTTTCAGGGCTCGGCTCAATAAAGGCATGATTGAGGAACTGTTTATGCCGGATGAAGTTAAGTACTGTTCAGGCAGAGCCAGACCATGGGAAAGCTATGCCGCCAGATTTGCAGCAAAAGAAGCCACTTTCAAAGCGCTCAGTGCCGGGCTCTCTCATGGACTTCGCTGGAAGCATGTAGAAATTGTGAAGGATGAATCCGGGGCGGTTGCGGTTCGATTATCAGATGAAGCACTTAAGAAGGCTCAAGAGAAGGAAGTAAAGGAAATATACCTTTCTGTCAGTCATACGAAGTTGAATGCAATAGCTGTCGTGGTGATGGAAGGCTGATCAAAACCCTGAAAAAACAGATATCGGAACGGTTGGAAGGAGCGAACTTTGAGCAACATTGAATCCTACGAAAAAGTAAAGAATAACTTCAGCTGGAACATCGCAAGAGATGTGATGGATTGGAAAGATGGTGAACTCCTTAATATAGGAGCCATGTGTTCCGATCGGATTTGCGACAGGGGAGATGCTGACAAAACAGCTCTCATCTGGGAGGGATTCGGAGACAGAAAAGCAAAATACACATTTAATGATCTCAGGATATACTCAAACGGATTTGCGCAATTCCTGAAAGAACAGGGAATCGAGCCGGGAGATAGAGTCTGTATCTTTATGGACAAAATTCCCAGTCTTTATTTCTCATTTCTTGGCATTCTCAAACTTGGAGCGATTGCTCAACCGCTTTTTTCAGCGTTTGGCGATGAATCTCTGGAGGTCAGGCTGGCCAGCGCCAATACGAAAGCTATTCTGACAACCCGTAAACATGTCAGGAAGGTCAGGAAGATAAAGGACAAACTTCCTGAACTGAAGAACATCATTGTTGTTGAAGGTGATCCGGCCAAGCTGAAGGAAGGCGAAGTTTTCTTTGATGTGGAGAGCGCTCCGAGAATTGAAGAATTCGACGTTTTTAAATCAGATTCCGAATCACCATCCGTTCTTCACTATACATCAGGTACAACAGGGCAGCCCAAGGGTGCTCTTCATGTTCACAGCTCTGTCTGGGGCCAGGCTCTCACCACGAGCTGGGTTCTTGATCTCAAGGATGATGATATTTACTGGTGTACTGCAGACCCCGGTTGGGTAACAGGCACAAGTTACGGCATCATCGGCCCCTGGGTTCTTGGAATCACACAGTGTGTTCTTGATTCCGGTTTTACATCTTCAAGATGGTATCAATTCATTCAGGATAATAAAATTTCTGTCTGGTATTCGGCGCCAACTGCTATCAGAGCGCTTATGAAAGATGGCAATGAACTCGTTGGTAAATTTGATCTCTCTACCTTAAGGCATCTTGCATCAGTGGGAGAACCACTCAACGCCGAAGCCGTCATCTGGAGCGGTGAAGTATTCAACGGACTGCAGTTCCATGATACGTTCTGGCAGACTGAAACAGGCGCAATGATGATTACGAACTTCCCCGGTATGGAGATACGTCCCGGATCCATGGGAATGCCTTTCCCGGGGATATCGGCTGCTGTTCTTGATCTTGAATCTCATGAACCGGTTACGGAACCGGGCAAAGTAGGTCTGATAGCATTCCGACCCGGGTGGCCTTCCATGTTCCGAAGTTATTGGAAACAGCCGGATATATACAGGAGCAAGTTCGTTGGAGCCGCAGAAGACGCAATGCCTGATGAACTTAGAATGAATCCTGAGCTTTGGTATGTATCAGGTGACAGAGCAAGCATTGACAAAGATGGCTACTACTGGTTTGTGGGAAGGGATGACGATGTCATTAACACAGGCGGTCATCTGGTTGGACCTTTTGAGATAGAATCAGCTCTGGTGGAGCATGAGGCTATTGCTGAAGCAGCTGCCGTGGGCAAGCCTGATGAAGTTAATATGGAGGTTGTAAAGGCTTTCGTTACTCTGAAGCCGGGGTACGAACCTTCCGATGATCTTGAACTGGATATCATGAATTTTATCAGAAAAAGACTTTCTCCGCTTGCGATGCCGCAGGAGATCGAATACATGGACAGACTCCCTAAAACACGCTCGGGCAAGATAGTAAGAAGGTATCTGAAGGCAATTGAATGGGGCGAAGATGTTGGTGACATATCAAGTCTTTCTGACGATTAATAGCAGAACTGAAAGGATCTGAAATGGAAGAGATGAAAAGTGCCGTTCTGGAGTACATAGTCGATGAATACCTTGATGAAGATGATGAGGATGAAGTATCTTTCGATTCTCCTCTGATATCCTCTGGTATAGTCGACAGTTTTTCCATGGTGTCTCTCAAGAGATTTGTTGAGAATAAGTACAGTATCAAACTTCCGGATGAGGAAGCGACTCCTGAAGCGTTTGATACAGTCAACTCCATATGTGATCTTATAAAAAAGCACCTGGGATAATCGGAGGAGGTGACAAATGGCTTTTTCAAACGATACTAGAAACCTGTTCACGAATGAGATTGAGAAGATCAAGGATGATGGTCTTTACAAGGAGAAACGGTTCATCTGTTCCGAACAGGATGCTGAGATCGAGGTTGAATACCCCGAGGGTGCTGCCCACAAGAAGGTCTTAAATTTCTGCGCAAATAATTACCTCGGGCTTTCCAGCCATCCCGATGTTATCAAGGCAGCCCACGAAGGGCTTGATACACGCGGTTACGGGATGAGTTCTGTGAGATTCATCTGTGGTACGCAAGATATTCACAGAGAACTGCAGGACAAGGTATCCGCATTCCTGGGCATGGAGGATACCCTTCTTTTCCCCTCATGTATGGATGCCAATTCCGGTGTATTTGAGGCAATACTTTGCCAGGATGATGTTATCATAGCTGACAGGCTGATTCATGCATCACTGGTGGATGGTATCCGTCTATGTTCAGCGGAGTACGATACATTCAAGCATATGAACATGAAACATCTCAGGAAGAAGCTGGAACTCCACCAGAACAAAAGAACAAGGCTGGTGGTTACGGATGGTGTTTTCTCGATGGACGGCGATCTTGCGCCTCTTGATGAAATGGTTGCTCTCTGCAACGAGTACGACGCGATGCTTCTGGTTGATGATTCGCACGCATCCGGATTCATAGGGAAAACAGGACGCGGAACTCATGAGCATTATGACGTCATAGACGGGATCGATCTTATCACCACAACTTTCGGCAAGGGGCTGGGAGGAGCCTCCGGAGGCTGTGTATCCGGTCGCAGAGAGCTGATTGAATTGTGCCGTCAGAAGGCGCGTCCATACCTCTTCAGCAATTCTCTTGCGCCCCCGATAGTCAATGGATCGATCAAGGTAATAGATCTGATAACCGCCTCTACAGAGCGCAGGGATAAACTTGAATGGAATACAGACTACTTCAGGAAAGGAATGGAAGAAGCCGGTCTCAACATCCGACCAGGAGTTACTCCAATAGTTCCTGTAATGCTGTACAATGCAAAACTGGCTAACGATATGGCCCGGGATATGTATGCGGAAGGCATCTATGTAATCGGGTTCTGTTTCCCTGTTGTTCCTGCTGGCGCAGCCAGGATTCGTGTGCAGCTCTCTGCTGCGCATGAAAAAGAACATCTTGACAAATGCGTTAAAGCCTTCAAAAAGATAGGGGCCAAATACGGCATTCTGGGCATGGACAAGAAAGAAATAATAGCGAAATACGGTAACTAATCCTATTGGAGGGTGAATGAAAGACGCTCTTGCAAATCCTGCCCCGCTGGGACTCATGGGTTTCGGTATGACAACCGTCCTGCTCAA
It encodes the following:
- a CDS encoding acyl carrier protein is translated as MEEMKSAVLEYIVDEYLDEDDEDEVSFDSPLISSGIVDSFSMVSLKRFVENKYSIKLPDEEATPEAFDTVNSICDLIKKHLG
- the acsA gene encoding acetate--CoA ligase, translated to MSNIESYEKVKNNFSWNIARDVMDWKDGELLNIGAMCSDRICDRGDADKTALIWEGFGDRKAKYTFNDLRIYSNGFAQFLKEQGIEPGDRVCIFMDKIPSLYFSFLGILKLGAIAQPLFSAFGDESLEVRLASANTKAILTTRKHVRKVRKIKDKLPELKNIIVVEGDPAKLKEGEVFFDVESAPRIEEFDVFKSDSESPSVLHYTSGTTGQPKGALHVHSSVWGQALTTSWVLDLKDDDIYWCTADPGWVTGTSYGIIGPWVLGITQCVLDSGFTSSRWYQFIQDNKISVWYSAPTAIRALMKDGNELVGKFDLSTLRHLASVGEPLNAEAVIWSGEVFNGLQFHDTFWQTETGAMMITNFPGMEIRPGSMGMPFPGISAAVLDLESHEPVTEPGKVGLIAFRPGWPSMFRSYWKQPDIYRSKFVGAAEDAMPDELRMNPELWYVSGDRASIDKDGYYWFVGRDDDVINTGGHLVGPFEIESALVEHEAIAEAAAVGKPDEVNMEVVKAFVTLKPGYEPSDDLELDIMNFIRKRLSPLAMPQEIEYMDRLPKTRSGKIVRRYLKAIEWGEDVGDISSLSDD
- the acpS gene encoding holo-ACP synthase is translated as MRVVGVGIDIVDLDTFRARLNKGMIEELFMPDEVKYCSGRARPWESYAARFAAKEATFKALSAGLSHGLRWKHVEIVKDESGAVAVRLSDEALKKAQEKEVKEIYLSVSHTKLNAIAVVVMEG
- a CDS encoding response regulator produces the protein MMSKEVLIVDDDIDFVETIEIVLKSNGYETRTAYNGEEALKKVIEKAPDIMLLDIMMKTKGDGIWVSEKIKADKSIKEIPIIMITAVNQDADMVKFHFEKDAGKDSKYIPVNTFMEKPIEIDELLAEISKLIGAP
- the kbl gene encoding glycine C-acetyltransferase → MAFSNDTRNLFTNEIEKIKDDGLYKEKRFICSEQDAEIEVEYPEGAAHKKVLNFCANNYLGLSSHPDVIKAAHEGLDTRGYGMSSVRFICGTQDIHRELQDKVSAFLGMEDTLLFPSCMDANSGVFEAILCQDDVIIADRLIHASLVDGIRLCSAEYDTFKHMNMKHLRKKLELHQNKRTRLVVTDGVFSMDGDLAPLDEMVALCNEYDAMLLVDDSHASGFIGKTGRGTHEHYDVIDGIDLITTTFGKGLGGASGGCVSGRRELIELCRQKARPYLFSNSLAPPIVNGSIKVIDLITASTERRDKLEWNTDYFRKGMEEAGLNIRPGVTPIVPVMLYNAKLANDMARDMYAEGIYVIGFCFPVVPAGAARIRVQLSAAHEKEHLDKCVKAFKKIGAKYGILGMDKKEIIAKYGN
- a CDS encoding HAMP domain-containing histidine kinase, whose product is MNSEDCKVTDHECHLNRIEKWHSNFESYIALLIETLEKLNASSIEATKECSEHYKETVELTKAKTRFTFEISHELKAPLASIYNIINVILSGYLDGDIDKQKEFLNRAKLRIKSITGLLDDLLMFSRLEERANELDKEKFNIGELFTSLTEDMNEYAKYCDIEINWNLCDNCPGIYGNAELIRRVFANLIQNSIKYSNPGDRVEVTGQEEKDLFLFIVKDHGTGITEEDLPKIFNMFFRGENDRYNLRKDGIGLGLSLVKRIVNAHGGCIKVKSQLHEGTTIEVRFPETQKKEK